The Bacillota bacterium genome includes a window with the following:
- a CDS encoding nitric-oxide reductase large subunit — protein sequence MGYTRLWLALAAVLLASFGVLGYYGFEIYQQAPPIPQRVVTSDGRVIFTRQQIQQGQNVWQSLGGQEVGSIWGHGAYVAPDWSADWLHREVIWMLDTLAKERYGLSYSSLPPEKQAPLREQVKREIRTNTYDPQTGDLVVSPLRAQAIWAVGTHYASLFGSDPEMASLRQAYAIPPNSVRDPARIKALNAFFFWAAWACGTNRPGSNVTYTNNWPHEPLIDNHPTSAIVLWSIISVVALLAGVGGMVWYFAARRREEQGDVVSEKNPLSSLQITPSMHATLKYFWTVVALFLAQVLFGILTAHYSVEGLGFFGIPLARYLPYAVVRTWHVQLGIFWIATAWLATGLFVAPTVSGYEPKFQKLGVNLLYVALLVIVVGSMAGQWFSIQQRMGLATSFWFGHQGYEYVDLGRFWQILLLVGLFLWLGMVGRALLPALRARSDSRSLLALFLLSTLAIGSFYGAGLMWGRHTHLAMAEYWRWWVVHLWVEGFFEVFATAVIAFLFSRMGLVKVSTATSAALFTATIYLTGGIIGTMHHLYFTGTPTAVLAWGATFSALEVVPLVLVGFEAYENLKLSTVRPWVQAFRLPILFFVGVAFWNMVGAGLFGFLINPPIALYYMQGLNTTPVHGHTALFGVYGLLGLGLMLFCLRAYTMNRQWDTRSLRFSFWAMNVGLALMVLLSVLPVGLLQAAASIDQGLWYARSAEFLQQPLLQTLRWMRVIGDSVFTLGALALAWFIAGLQTGWSYQPIEERVPVREGEPVHGR from the coding sequence ATGGGATACACGAGACTCTGGCTCGCGCTGGCGGCGGTCCTGCTCGCCTCGTTTGGGGTGCTGGGATACTACGGCTTTGAAATCTACCAACAGGCTCCTCCCATTCCCCAGCGCGTGGTGACCTCAGACGGGCGGGTGATTTTCACGCGACAGCAGATTCAGCAGGGACAGAATGTGTGGCAATCTCTGGGTGGACAGGAAGTTGGCTCCATCTGGGGACATGGCGCTTACGTCGCCCCGGACTGGTCGGCGGACTGGTTGCACCGCGAGGTGATATGGATGCTGGATACTCTGGCGAAAGAGCGATACGGTCTCTCCTACTCCTCGCTACCCCCTGAGAAACAGGCTCCTCTTCGCGAACAGGTCAAGCGCGAGATACGCACTAACACCTACGACCCGCAAACAGGCGACCTGGTGGTTTCGCCTCTCCGGGCGCAGGCGATATGGGCAGTCGGGACACACTACGCTTCTCTGTTCGGCAGCGATCCTGAAATGGCTTCCCTGCGACAGGCGTATGCCATCCCGCCCAACAGCGTGCGAGACCCTGCCCGCATCAAGGCTTTGAACGCCTTCTTCTTCTGGGCGGCGTGGGCGTGCGGCACGAACCGCCCGGGCAGCAACGTGACCTACACCAATAACTGGCCTCATGAGCCTCTCATTGACAACCACCCCACCAGCGCGATCGTGCTGTGGTCAATCATCAGCGTTGTCGCGTTGCTGGCAGGTGTGGGAGGCATGGTGTGGTACTTTGCCGCCCGCCGACGTGAAGAGCAGGGAGACGTTGTATCGGAAAAGAACCCCCTGAGCAGTCTGCAGATTACCCCATCGATGCATGCCACGCTGAAGTACTTCTGGACGGTTGTGGCGTTGTTTCTGGCGCAGGTGCTATTTGGTATCCTCACTGCCCACTATAGCGTGGAAGGATTGGGGTTCTTCGGTATCCCGCTGGCGCGATACCTGCCTTATGCCGTGGTGCGTACGTGGCACGTACAACTGGGTATCTTCTGGATTGCCACTGCCTGGCTGGCGACCGGGCTGTTTGTCGCGCCGACGGTATCGGGCTACGAACCGAAGTTCCAGAAGCTAGGGGTGAATCTGCTGTACGTGGCGCTGCTGGTCATTGTGGTGGGTTCAATGGCAGGGCAGTGGTTTTCCATCCAGCAAAGGATGGGACTGGCAACCAGCTTCTGGTTTGGTCACCAGGGTTACGAGTACGTGGACCTCGGTCGCTTCTGGCAAATACTGTTGCTGGTTGGCCTGTTCCTGTGGCTGGGCATGGTGGGCAGAGCGCTTTTACCCGCGCTGCGCGCCCGCTCCGATAGCCGCAGTCTGCTGGCGCTGTTCCTACTGTCTACCCTGGCCATCGGCTCGTTCTACGGGGCTGGTCTGATGTGGGGACGACATACCCACCTTGCGATGGCGGAATACTGGCGATGGTGGGTGGTGCACCTCTGGGTAGAAGGTTTCTTCGAAGTGTTCGCCACCGCAGTCATCGCCTTCCTGTTCAGCCGAATGGGGCTGGTAAAGGTCTCCACAGCCACCAGTGCCGCGCTGTTCACCGCCACTATCTATCTGACAGGCGGTATTATCGGCACGATGCACCACCTGTACTTTACCGGCACGCCCACCGCTGTTCTGGCGTGGGGAGCTACATTCAGCGCACTGGAGGTGGTGCCTCTAGTATTGGTGGGCTTCGAGGCGTATGAGAATCTGAAGCTCAGTACTGTCCGTCCGTGGGTGCAGGCATTCCGCTTGCCCATTCTCTTCTTCGTCGGCGTCGCCTTCTGGAACATGGTGGGCGCGGGGCTTTTCGGTTTCCTGATTAACCCACCCATTGCCCTTTACTACATGCAGGGACTGAATACCACGCCCGTACACGGTCACACCGCCCTGTTCGGTGTGTACGGTCTGCTTGGTCTGGGCTTGATGCTCTTCTGTCTGAGAGCTTACACGATGAACCGGCAGTGGGATACCCGCAGTCTGCGCTTCAGCTTCTGGGCGATGAATGTCGGGCTGGCGCTGATGGTGCTGTTGAGTGTGCTGCCGGTGGGGTTGCTGCAGGCGGCGGCGAGTATCGATCAGGGACTGTGGTACGCTCGTTCGGCAGAGTTTCTGCAACAACCTCTCTTGCAGACGTTGCGCTGGATGCGAGTCATCGGCGACAGCGTATTTACGCTGGGGGCGCTAGCACTGGCATGGTTCATCGCGGGCCTTCAGACGGGATGGTCTTACCAGCCCATTGAAGAGCGTGTACCCGTACGCGAGGGTGAACCCGTGCATGGCAGGTAA
- a CDS encoding Rrf2 family transcriptional regulator, whose amino-acid sequence MISQTAEYALRAMVYLAQHPDQSHTNQQIARVTRVPIGYLAKVLQGLSRAGLITSRRGLGGGFALAKPADEITIYEVVQAVDPIPRITSCPLKLKAHQDRLCPLHQRLDNAWELVEQSFRSTTLSDIVAEAGEEGVLCEEG is encoded by the coding sequence ATGATTTCTCAAACGGCAGAATACGCTTTGCGGGCGATGGTGTATCTGGCACAGCACCCCGATCAGTCGCATACCAACCAGCAGATTGCACGGGTGACCCGCGTGCCGATAGGTTATCTGGCAAAGGTATTGCAGGGCTTAAGCCGTGCTGGTTTAATCACCTCGCGCCGGGGGCTGGGTGGGGGATTTGCGCTGGCAAAACCAGCAGACGAGATTACCATCTACGAGGTGGTTCAGGCAGTAGACCCCATCCCACGCATCACCTCGTGCCCGTTGAAGCTGAAAGCACATCAGGACAGGCTGTGTCCGTTACATCAGCGATTGGACAACGCCTGGGAGCTGGTGGAACAGTCGTTCCGCAGCACGACCCTCAGCGACATCGTCGCTGAGGCAGGCGAAGAGGGTGTGCTGTGCGAGGAGGGGTAG
- a CDS encoding type II secretion system F family protein has translation MPQFVYNAVDPSGRTLRGIMEADDERLVLAWLHEQHYHVLSVQPRRRGLSLAFLKDLNRSKKVKLLELVMFSRQFATMIDAGIPILKSLDALETQTKNPALREVIGAVRQDVKGGMSLADALSKHPQVFSKLYVNMVRAAEVGGILDQILDRLAQFLEKELEVRQKIKSAMMYPVLVLIFSMVMVFALFTFVLPRFKEIFASMNVKMPPATQFLFNLSDYAVAYWYIPPALLVGAFVFIKQYGKNPKGRYRIDLVKLRLPIIGDLVLKMSISRFARTFGVLIASGVSMMRSLEIVAETAGNSVLATAIDNARNGVREGQKLSTPLGASGLFPTMVTHMIDVGEETGRLSDMLVKVSDFYEKEVDATVKGLTSMIEPMLIIFLGVIVGFIAISVMTPIFTLVSNIN, from the coding sequence ATGCCACAGTTTGTATACAACGCGGTAGACCCTTCCGGGCGCACCCTGCGCGGGATTATGGAAGCCGACGACGAGCGTCTGGTGCTGGCGTGGCTGCACGAACAACACTACCATGTACTGAGCGTGCAGCCCAGGCGCAGGGGGCTGAGCCTGGCTTTCCTGAAAGACCTGAACCGTTCCAAAAAGGTGAAACTGCTGGAGCTGGTGATGTTCAGCAGGCAGTTCGCCACGATGATTGACGCCGGCATTCCCATCCTGAAGAGCCTCGACGCACTGGAAACGCAGACCAAAAACCCCGCACTGCGTGAGGTCATCGGTGCGGTGCGTCAGGATGTGAAAGGCGGGATGTCTCTCGCCGACGCGCTCAGCAAACATCCACAGGTCTTCTCCAAACTGTACGTGAACATGGTGCGTGCCGCCGAGGTGGGCGGTATTCTGGACCAGATACTGGACCGTCTGGCACAGTTTCTGGAGAAAGAGCTGGAGGTCCGCCAGAAAATCAAGTCGGCGATGATGTATCCGGTGCTGGTGTTGATATTCTCGATGGTGATGGTGTTCGCCCTGTTCACGTTCGTGCTGCCCCGGTTCAAGGAGATTTTCGCCAGCATGAACGTGAAGATGCCCCCGGCGACCCAATTCCTGTTCAACCTGAGCGACTATGCGGTCGCCTACTGGTATATACCGCCCGCGCTGCTGGTCGGGGCGTTTGTGTTTATCAAGCAATACGGCAAGAACCCGAAAGGACGGTATCGGATTGACCTCGTGAAGCTGCGATTGCCTATCATCGGCGACCTGGTGTTGAAAATGAGTATCTCGCGCTTCGCACGCACGTTCGGGGTGTTAATTGCCAGCGGCGTGTCGATGATGCGCTCGCTGGAGATTGTGGCGGAAACCGCAGGCAACAGCGTGCTGGCGACCGCCATCGATAATGCGCGTAACGGCGTGCGCGAGGGACAGAAGCTCAGCACACCACTGGGCGCCAGCGGGCTGTTCCCGACGATGGTCACCCACATGATCGACGTGGGCGAGGAGACGGGTCGCCTCAGCGACATGCTGGTGAAGGTCTCTGACTTCTACGAGAAGGAGGTGGACGCCACCGTCAAGGGGCTGACCTCCATGATCGAGCCCATGCTCATCATCTTTTTGGGCGTGATCGTGGGCTTCATCGCCATCTCCGTGATGACGCCTATCTTCACGCTGGTCAGCAACATTAACTAA
- a CDS encoding type IV pilus twitching motility protein PilT, translated as MHIDDLLRMTVEKGASDLHLSVGLPPMVRVDGRLYPLPFAPLNPRDIQRLVYDILTGDQIQKFEKTKELDFSYGVKDVGRFRFNVYRQRGSVGCAMRAIPSAIPSLEQLRLPPILRELTRRHSGLILVTGPTGSGKSTTIASMIDVINTERNCHIMTIEDPIEYLHSHKNSMVNQRELGTDTDSFHNALRAVLREDPDVILVGEMRDLETIRAALTLAETGHLVFATLHTRNAPQTIDRVVDVFPPEQQEQIRIQLANTLESVIAQQLLPMLGGGRVAAVEIMIATPAIRNLIREGKVHQIYSVMETSAQQGMQTMDRALADLHLNGLVSFEEAVLRCIDRENFMRFVQSQ; from the coding sequence GTGCATATCGACGACCTGTTGCGCATGACGGTGGAGAAGGGCGCGTCAGACCTGCATCTGTCCGTCGGGCTGCCGCCCATGGTGCGCGTGGATGGGCGTCTTTACCCGTTGCCGTTTGCACCCCTCAACCCGCGCGATATCCAGCGTCTGGTGTACGATATCCTGACCGGCGACCAGATTCAGAAATTCGAAAAGACCAAGGAGCTGGACTTCTCCTACGGCGTCAAAGACGTCGGCAGGTTCCGGTTCAATGTGTACCGCCAGCGCGGCTCGGTGGGATGCGCCATGCGCGCCATCCCCTCGGCGATACCCTCGCTGGAGCAACTGCGCCTGCCCCCTATCCTGCGCGAGTTGACCAGACGCCATAGCGGGCTGATTCTGGTAACCGGTCCCACCGGTTCTGGAAAGTCGACCACCATTGCATCGATGATCGACGTTATCAACACGGAACGTAACTGCCATATTATGACGATCGAAGACCCTATTGAGTATCTTCATTCGCATAAGAACAGCATGGTGAACCAGCGCGAGCTGGGTACCGACACCGACTCGTTCCACAATGCGCTGCGTGCGGTTCTGCGCGAAGACCCCGACGTGATTCTGGTGGGCGAAATGCGCGACCTGGAAACCATCCGCGCCGCTCTCACCCTGGCGGAAACCGGACACCTCGTTTTCGCTACCCTGCACACGCGCAACGCACCGCAGACCATCGACCGCGTGGTGGACGTGTTCCCACCGGAGCAGCAGGAGCAAATCCGAATCCAGCTGGCAAACACGCTGGAGTCGGTGATTGCCCAGCAGCTGTTGCCCATGCTGGGTGGTGGAAGAGTGGCTGCGGTGGAGATTATGATTGCCACCCCTGCCATCCGCAACCTGATTCGGGAAGGCAAGGTGCATCAGATTTACTCCGTCATGGAAACCAGCGCACAGCAGGGAATGCAAACAATGGACCGCGCCCTGGCTGATTTGCACCTGAACGGGCTGGTCTCCTTTGAAGAGGCTGTACTGCGCTGCATTGACCGTGAAAACTTCATGCGGTTCGTGCAATCGCAATAA
- a CDS encoding HDOD domain-containing protein, protein MASITGVFPKSPQDVVQNIGELAVLPQVVLKVLDMTSNTRATTQELEDVIGQDQALTSKVLTLANSSYYGLPQRVSSLREAVMFLGFRVVRNIAMTASCYNMFIGKSDSQSLLKRRIWKHSVDTSLLTRLVCAYAPDVVPDEAFAAGLLHDIGKTVLEQYYPQAMIQVVQTAERLGIRHHEAEEQILGFNHADVGLALAIHWNLPTALAESLGYHHCISAASVAPRLVAVVAIASDISNMLEDGASDEQWIMYVDENALRTLGISSDQMEALLQGCRVEVERSMGLHSMAA, encoded by the coding sequence ATGGCTTCAATAACCGGGGTGTTTCCGAAGTCGCCCCAGGACGTGGTACAGAACATCGGCGAACTTGCCGTGTTGCCGCAGGTGGTACTGAAAGTGCTGGATATGACCAGCAACACCCGCGCGACCACACAGGAACTGGAGGACGTCATCGGACAGGACCAGGCGTTGACCAGCAAGGTGCTGACGCTGGCAAACTCCTCGTACTACGGGCTTCCCCAGCGCGTCAGCTCGCTGCGCGAGGCGGTGATGTTCCTGGGCTTCCGCGTGGTGCGCAACATCGCCATGACCGCATCCTGCTACAACATGTTTATCGGCAAATCCGATAGCCAGAGCCTGCTGAAGCGGCGCATCTGGAAGCATTCGGTGGATACCTCACTGCTCACGCGCCTGGTATGCGCCTATGCCCCAGACGTCGTACCCGATGAGGCATTTGCGGCAGGTTTGCTCCATGATATCGGCAAAACGGTGCTCGAGCAATACTATCCTCAAGCGATGATACAGGTAGTGCAGACCGCAGAGCGGCTGGGCATTCGCCACCATGAGGCGGAGGAGCAGATTCTCGGCTTCAACCATGCGGACGTTGGACTGGCGCTCGCCATTCACTGGAATCTACCAACTGCTCTGGCGGAATCTCTTGGCTACCACCACTGCATCTCCGCTGCATCGGTGGCCCCCAGACTGGTAGCCGTGGTGGCTATTGCCAGCGACATATCCAATATGCTGGAAGATGGAGCCAGCGATGAGCAGTGGATAATGTACGTCGATGAGAACGCGCTGCGGACATTGGGTATCTCCTCCGACCAGATGGAAGCCTTGCTGCAAGGCTGTCGGGTAGAAGTGGAACGCAGTATGGGACTGCACAGCATGGCAGCGTGA
- the gspE gene encoding type II secretion system ATPase GspE, whose product MASTTGEIFVQAGLITREQLATAIEKQKQLQSHENIGELLVDMGLITERDRVRCMGEHWGVAYVDLAQQPPEPDAVKLLSQDIARRFKAIPVSLNNGRLTVAMVNPLDIFAIDEIRLITGKDVEPVIATEEDVLNALNTAYRQEAAVTDVLSQVVREIDSAQIDVQTATKQDEEEHLSVEQLRELSEDAPVVRLANLIITKAIQDKASDIHIEPSKEFVKVRYRIDGIMQDAMVLPKRVQASLISRFKIMADMDIAEKRVPQDNRISAVIDGKTYDFRVSTLPSVHGEKVVMRVLDRSSITVDFHKLGMLPYTLEMFEAMITRTYGIILVTGPTGSGKSTTLYSVLSKLNSGEKNILTIEDPVEYELQGLTQVNVNPKAGMTFAAGLRAMLRQDPDIIMVGEIRDAETAIIAIEAALTGHLVLSTLHTNDAPGAVARLLDMGVEPFLIASSLVGVLAQRLLRTICSKCKEPYVPPRDAMQRLGMNIEGNSNVTFYRGRGCEVCKGTGYKGRTGIYELMPVTDKVRELILARASSYAIREAAIEAGMRTLREDAMQKILLGITTLEESLRVIYSG is encoded by the coding sequence ATGGCATCCACGACCGGTGAGATATTTGTACAGGCGGGCCTCATTACCCGCGAGCAGCTCGCAACAGCGATTGAAAAGCAAAAGCAACTGCAATCGCACGAAAATATCGGCGAGTTGCTGGTGGATATGGGGTTGATCACCGAACGCGACCGCGTCCGGTGCATGGGCGAACACTGGGGCGTCGCCTACGTGGACCTGGCTCAACAGCCCCCAGAACCCGACGCAGTAAAGCTGCTATCGCAGGACATCGCACGTCGCTTCAAGGCGATCCCCGTCAGCCTCAACAACGGGCGATTGACGGTGGCGATGGTCAATCCACTGGACATCTTCGCCATCGATGAGATTCGCCTCATCACCGGCAAAGACGTGGAGCCGGTCATCGCTACAGAAGAGGACGTGCTGAACGCCCTCAACACTGCCTACCGCCAAGAAGCGGCAGTTACCGATGTGCTCAGCCAGGTCGTGCGGGAGATAGACTCCGCCCAGATAGATGTGCAAACCGCCACGAAACAGGACGAGGAAGAACACCTCAGCGTGGAGCAGCTCCGCGAACTGAGCGAAGACGCCCCTGTAGTGCGCCTGGCGAACCTGATCATCACCAAAGCGATTCAGGACAAAGCGAGCGATATCCATATCGAGCCATCCAAAGAATTTGTGAAGGTGCGCTATCGCATCGATGGCATCATGCAGGACGCGATGGTACTGCCCAAAAGAGTGCAGGCATCGTTGATCAGTCGCTTCAAGATTATGGCGGACATGGACATCGCCGAGAAGCGTGTGCCACAGGACAACCGTATCTCCGCCGTGATAGATGGCAAGACATACGACTTCCGTGTCTCCACATTGCCCTCGGTACACGGTGAAAAGGTGGTCATGCGCGTGCTGGACCGAAGCAGCATCACGGTGGACTTCCACAAACTCGGCATGTTGCCTTACACACTGGAAATGTTTGAGGCGATGATTACCCGCACTTATGGAATAATTCTGGTGACAGGGCCAACCGGTTCGGGTAAATCGACCACGCTTTATTCCGTTTTATCCAAGCTCAACTCGGGCGAGAAGAACATCTTGACAATCGAGGACCCGGTGGAGTACGAGCTGCAGGGCTTGACACAGGTGAACGTCAACCCCAAAGCGGGCATGACCTTTGCAGCGGGGTTGCGCGCGATGCTGCGTCAGGACCCGGACATCATCATGGTAGGCGAGATTCGCGATGCGGAAACTGCCATCATTGCCATTGAAGCCGCGCTGACGGGACACCTGGTGCTATCCACCCTACACACCAACGACGCACCGGGCGCGGTGGCGCGATTGCTGGATATGGGTGTGGAACCGTTCCTGATTGCCTCCTCGCTGGTGGGCGTACTGGCTCAGCGGCTGTTGCGCACGATATGCTCCAAATGCAAAGAGCCATACGTGCCGCCGCGCGACGCGATGCAACGGTTAGGCATGAATATCGAGGGAAACTCGAACGTGACCTTCTATCGCGGACGTGGCTGCGAAGTGTGCAAAGGCACCGGCTACAAAGGACGCACCGGTATCTACGAGCTGATGCCGGTTACCGACAAGGTGCGCGAGCTTATTCTGGCGCGGGCCTCCTCGTACGCCATCCGGGAGGCGGCTATCGAGGCAGGGATGCGTACCCTGCGCGAAGATGCCATGCAGAAAATCCTGCTGGGCATCACCACACTGGAGGAATCGTTGCGTGTCATCTACTCGGGCTAA
- a CDS encoding type 4a pilus biogenesis protein PilO — translation MKLAVRNSDGTAVLRGLVTICIAVLLLGAGAIYWQYTGYTDLQARVQAAEKQVEEGKTIAQRLDQTQQQYQSVLQKLKHLELSVSERAYIPTLLKQLETSAKSRRLTVLSVRPSSAQPQAKAQQEGDEQEKEEKQKPAEPYERQVIDVSVRGQFWDVMRFTEDLTRFPKILAVDRVQFRPRQRKEPTDPFEVEAQFTLTAFIFRTPEGGAQP, via the coding sequence ATGAAGCTGGCAGTTCGTAACTCCGATGGTACCGCAGTACTGCGCGGTCTGGTCACTATCTGCATAGCGGTGCTGCTGCTGGGTGCGGGAGCCATTTACTGGCAGTACACCGGCTACACCGACCTGCAAGCGCGTGTACAGGCAGCGGAGAAGCAGGTGGAGGAGGGCAAAACCATTGCTCAGCGCCTCGACCAGACGCAGCAGCAGTATCAGAGTGTCTTGCAGAAGCTGAAGCACCTCGAGCTATCGGTTAGCGAGCGCGCCTATATCCCCACCCTGCTGAAGCAGCTGGAAACCAGCGCGAAATCCCGACGCCTGACAGTGCTGTCGGTACGCCCATCCAGTGCGCAACCGCAGGCAAAAGCCCAGCAGGAAGGCGATGAACAGGAAAAAGAGGAGAAGCAGAAGCCTGCTGAGCCCTATGAAAGACAGGTTATCGATGTCTCGGTACGGGGTCAGTTCTGGGACGTCATGCGTTTCACCGAAGACCTGACCCGCTTCCCCAAAATCCTGGCGGTGGACCGGGTGCAGTTTCGACCGCGCCAGCGCAAGGAGCCCACAGACCCCTTTGAAGTGGAGGCGCAGTTCACGCTAACCGCCTTCATCTTCCGTACCCCGGAAGGAGGTGCTCAGCCATGA
- a CDS encoding PilN domain-containing protein — protein sequence MPFINMISERREQQARLIRRRKQLLAVLLTEVGVLAGVFSFLGMSNMSLQARLHRAQQEIKKLQPTLELIAKTERDTQALMPKLRTLSEAQQHTERWYATINGIARCLPADVWLTGITSSQAQDSEKKKQTTLITLTGSTLTQQQVGEMMLRLNTIPTFEKVELHYTQQRSYNNFETVDFEVAARMQTPEEKEGKDEAGSS from the coding sequence ATGCCGTTTATCAACATGATATCGGAGCGCAGAGAGCAACAGGCGAGGTTGATCCGGCGTCGCAAACAGTTGCTCGCCGTCCTGCTTACAGAGGTCGGAGTGCTCGCGGGGGTGTTCTCTTTCCTGGGCATGAGTAATATGTCTCTGCAGGCACGCCTGCACCGCGCCCAACAGGAAATCAAGAAGCTCCAACCCACCCTGGAGCTGATTGCCAAAACCGAGCGCGACACACAGGCGTTGATGCCCAAACTGCGCACCCTCAGCGAGGCACAGCAGCATACCGAGCGCTGGTATGCCACCATCAACGGTATCGCCCGATGCCTGCCTGCGGATGTGTGGCTCACCGGCATTACCAGCTCTCAGGCGCAGGATAGCGAGAAGAAAAAACAGACTACATTGATCACTCTCACCGGTTCTACCCTTACCCAACAACAGGTCGGTGAGATGATGCTGCGCTTGAACACCATTCCCACCTTCGAAAAGGTGGAACTGCACTACACACAGCAGCGCAGCTACAACAACTTCGAGACGGTAGACTTCGAGGTGGCAGCGCGCATGCAGACGCCCGAAGAGAAGGAGGGCAAGGATGAAGCTGGCAGTTCGTAA
- the pilM gene encoding type IV pilus assembly protein PilM encodes MARWKGVFNKQGIIGLDLGSYTIKAAQVEPTRTGWRLVQVAQYPTPPDTIRDGVIVQPEEVADAIKRLLRDNAFRASAAVTAIAGAPVIVRQVTLPKMTEAMLRKTIRYEASKYVSTSIEDSYIGFEILGDVEHAPAEGEQPENAEKQMQVLLVVAPREMVDAQIRTLELAGLEALAIEVEAFALFRALFEINRVALEKLQERPVALVDIGASCTNLYIVSSEGFFLTRNIPIAGDAFTQTVQATLHCSWSEAEKFKHTVDFRQLLKRRSTRSRAPVSAEEGESGSESASSQDEAVLKALQGHVDELLREIRRSLHYYQSQFPEGSPQGQVGSLVITGGSSRLGGFAEYASARLGLEVEPGDPFNNPDFDTAHISAEALQMFTPVLGIAVGLAVREAFAERQRHAA; translated from the coding sequence ATGGCTCGTTGGAAGGGAGTCTTCAACAAGCAGGGCATCATCGGGCTGGACCTGGGCAGCTACACCATTAAGGCGGCCCAGGTGGAGCCTACTCGTACAGGCTGGCGACTGGTGCAGGTTGCGCAGTACCCTACTCCACCGGACACGATTCGCGACGGTGTTATCGTGCAGCCGGAGGAGGTTGCAGATGCCATCAAACGGCTTCTGCGCGATAATGCATTCCGAGCCTCCGCAGCAGTCACCGCCATTGCCGGCGCGCCGGTCATCGTCAGACAGGTCACCCTGCCCAAAATGACAGAGGCAATGCTACGCAAAACCATTCGCTATGAGGCAAGTAAGTACGTCTCTACCTCCATCGAGGACAGCTATATTGGCTTTGAAATCCTCGGTGACGTAGAACACGCTCCAGCCGAAGGCGAACAGCCGGAAAATGCGGAGAAGCAAATGCAGGTGTTGCTGGTGGTCGCCCCGCGCGAGATGGTGGATGCGCAGATTCGCACCCTGGAGCTGGCGGGACTGGAAGCGCTGGCTATCGAGGTGGAAGCGTTCGCGCTCTTCCGCGCCTTGTTCGAAATCAACAGGGTGGCACTGGAAAAGCTGCAGGAGCGCCCCGTTGCCCTTGTGGATATCGGTGCCTCATGCACCAACCTGTATATCGTTTCAAGCGAGGGCTTCTTCCTGACACGCAACATCCCGATTGCGGGTGACGCCTTCACGCAAACAGTGCAGGCAACGTTGCACTGCAGCTGGTCGGAAGCGGAAAAGTTCAAGCACACTGTAGACTTCCGGCAACTGCTGAAGCGTCGCAGCACTCGCTCACGTGCCCCGGTGTCCGCAGAGGAGGGCGAAAGCGGTTCAGAGAGCGCGAGCAGTCAGGACGAAGCGGTACTGAAGGCTCTACAGGGGCATGTTGATGAGCTGCTGCGCGAGATACGCCGCTCGCTACACTACTATCAGTCCCAATTTCCGGAGGGCAGCCCTCAAGGGCAGGTCGGCAGCCTGGTCATCACCGGGGGCAGCTCTCGCCTCGGGGGGTTCGCGGAGTATGCTTCGGCACGGTTGGGCTTGGAGGTCGAGCCAGGCGACCCGTTCAACAACCCCGACTTTGATACCGCGCATATCTCCGCCGAAGCGTTACAAATGTTTACCCCTGTGCTGGGAATCGCGGTAGGACTGGCAGTGCGTGAGGCGTTCGCCGAACGGCAGCGTCATGCCGCCTGA